A single region of the Nitrospirota bacterium genome encodes:
- a CDS encoding PRC-barrel domain-containing protein codes for MADPGRPRESGAYREEEALHLRAASSLAGYTVAAHDGVIGAVQEFLFDDDIWAVRYIEVDPGDWLPGRKVLISPLVLQEPDWELPRLSTTLTREQVAGAPRIGKDEPVSRLHQVDLFMYYGWLPYWMEEEYYNVPSPPPGAAEATARQRFEQETAADRHLFASGEMTEFRIQALDGDAGHVEDFIMDEEDWVIHYLVVALDSPLPEQESGRSVLVSTEWVQKTVREEERIYVDLDRERVLNSPEYDPAVPVTREFELAVYDHYGRPRYWEPGGDVEEDDDMRFLS; via the coding sequence ATGGCAGATCCCGGCAGACCACGGGAATCGGGTGCCTACAGGGAAGAGGAGGCGCTGCACCTGCGGGCCGCGAGCTCGCTCGCCGGCTACACGGTCGCCGCTCACGACGGCGTGATCGGCGCGGTGCAGGAGTTCCTCTTCGATGACGATATCTGGGCGGTACGGTATATCGAGGTCGATCCCGGAGACTGGCTGCCGGGGAGAAAGGTCCTTATTTCCCCCCTCGTGCTCCAGGAGCCCGACTGGGAGCTGCCGAGGCTCTCGACGACCCTCACCCGGGAGCAGGTCGCCGGCGCCCCGCGCATCGGAAAGGACGAGCCGGTGTCGCGCCTGCACCAGGTCGATCTCTTCATGTACTACGGCTGGCTGCCCTACTGGATGGAAGAGGAGTACTATAATGTCCCCTCTCCTCCTCCCGGTGCGGCAGAGGCGACGGCACGGCAGCGGTTCGAGCAGGAGACCGCTGCGGACCGGCATCTCTTCGCATCAGGCGAAATGACGGAGTTCCGCATCCAGGCCCTCGACGGCGACGCCGGGCATGTGGAGGATTTCATCATGGATGAGGAGGACTGGGTGATCCACTATCTGGTGGTGGCGCTGGACTCCCCCCTCCCCGAACAGGAGAGCGGCAGGAGCGTCCTCGTCTCGACCGAGTGGGTCCAGAAGACCGTTCGCGAGGAGGAGCGGATCTATGTCGATCTCGACAGGGAGCGCGTGCTGAACAGCCCGGAGTACGATCCGGCGGTCCCGGTCACCCGCGAGTTCGAATTGGCGGTATACGATCACTACGGCAGGCCGCGCTACTGGGAGCCGGGCGGTGATGTCGAAGAAGACGACGATATGAGATTCCTTAGTTGA
- a CDS encoding PRC-barrel domain-containing protein, translating to MKKMFIVVLFLAVCLIGANQSYGNGPSSTRGAESSSMQSDSATRGTDMQQSDSSTRGAQTQQGSKTQPVRLRQASKLIGMDVKNQQGEDLGNISDIIVNSFTGQIVYAIMEGDTGFLGVGDRNFAIPWKSFQPSVSGDELILNIDKERLSRAPYFTRNNWPNFADRRWEVDVYKFYGVSPYWEER from the coding sequence ATGAAGAAGATGTTTATTGTAGTATTGTTCTTGGCAGTGTGCCTCATAGGAGCAAACCAGTCGTACGGCAATGGGCCCTCCTCGACCCGCGGAGCGGAGAGCAGTTCCATGCAGAGCGATTCCGCAACGAGGGGGACGGATATGCAGCAAAGCGACTCCTCGACACGAGGAGCTCAGACGCAGCAGGGCAGCAAGACACAGCCGGTCCGCCTCAGGCAAGCCAGCAAACTGATCGGCATGGACGTAAAGAACCAGCAGGGTGAAGACCTCGGCAACATCAGCGATATCATCGTCAACTCGTTCACGGGCCAGATCGTCTATGCCATTATGGAAGGCGATACGGGATTCCTCGGCGTGGGTGACCGTAATTTCGCTATTCCCTGGAAGTCGTTTCAGCCGAGTGTCTCGGGTGACGAGCTGATCCTCAACATCGATAAGGAGCGGCTCTCAAGGGCTCCCTACTTCACCAGGAATAATTGGCCGAACTTCGCAGACCGCCGCTGGGAGGTCGATGTTTACAAATTCTACGGTGTAAGCCCCTACTGGGAAGAGCGCTAG
- a CDS encoding putative glycoside hydrolase, giving the protein MKRIGTHLIVTLAVLFVMVPGLVMGAAKGKVSGRVVDAYTKKPISGAFVALNGVTMQTDANGMFAYTGTGERLSARAYGYTRAEQTLTPATAGFPVEMKLTPFTPKALYLTFYGIGDRGIRENALRLINETELNALVIDVKGDRGAVTYKTSVPLAGQIGAQKLIIVKDIKGLIQSMKERGIYTIARIVVFKDNMLGEARPDLTVRKQQDGSVWRDRENLVWVDPSKREVWEYNINLAVEAAQNGFDEIQFDYVRFPDRKGLKFAIENTEENRVNAISGFLAEAKRRLAPYNVFLAADIFGYVPWNPDDTQIGQRLDKLIHCVDYISLMLYPSGFQFGIPGHRNPVANSYEIVYKSLKKSQERTNIASVRFRPWLQAFRDYAFDKRFFTGTEIRSQIRAAEEFGANGWMLWNPRNAYSSDGLKRETATRYTTPGTPAAGTVAPGAKPVAQNEETFNKRS; this is encoded by the coding sequence ATGAAAAGGATCGGGACACATCTCATCGTCACGCTGGCAGTGCTCTTCGTAATGGTACCCGGGCTCGTTATGGGGGCTGCAAAAGGAAAAGTATCGGGACGCGTCGTCGACGCGTACACGAAGAAGCCCATAAGCGGGGCTTTCGTCGCGCTGAACGGGGTCACCATGCAGACCGACGCGAACGGCATGTTCGCCTACACCGGCACGGGGGAGAGACTCTCCGCGAGGGCCTACGGCTATACGCGGGCCGAGCAGACGCTCACCCCGGCGACGGCAGGCTTTCCTGTCGAGATGAAGCTGACGCCCTTTACCCCGAAGGCGCTCTACCTTACGTTTTACGGGATCGGCGACCGGGGGATCAGGGAGAACGCGCTCAGGCTCATCAATGAAACCGAGCTCAATGCTCTGGTCATCGATGTGAAGGGCGACCGGGGCGCGGTGACGTACAAGACATCGGTTCCCCTCGCCGGCCAGATCGGCGCGCAGAAGCTCATCATCGTCAAGGACATAAAAGGCCTCATTCAATCCATGAAGGAGCGGGGCATCTACACGATCGCCCGTATCGTCGTGTTCAAAGACAATATGCTCGGCGAGGCGCGGCCCGACCTGACGGTGCGGAAGCAGCAGGACGGAAGCGTCTGGCGCGACCGGGAGAACCTCGTCTGGGTAGACCCTTCCAAGAGAGAGGTGTGGGAATACAATATCAACCTCGCTGTCGAGGCTGCGCAGAACGGGTTCGACGAGATACAGTTCGATTATGTCCGCTTCCCGGACAGAAAAGGGCTCAAATTCGCGATCGAAAATACCGAGGAGAACAGGGTCAACGCCATCTCCGGCTTCCTTGCCGAGGCGAAGCGGCGGCTCGCCCCCTACAATGTCTTCCTCGCAGCCGATATCTTCGGGTATGTTCCGTGGAATCCCGACGACACGCAGATCGGCCAGCGGCTCGACAAGCTGATCCATTGCGTCGACTACATCTCGCTCATGCTCTACCCGTCGGGGTTCCAGTTCGGCATACCGGGGCACCGGAATCCCGTGGCGAATTCCTACGAGATCGTTTACAAATCCCTCAAGAAATCACAGGAGCGCACCAATATCGCATCGGTCCGGTTCAGGCCGTGGCTCCAGGCGTTCAGAGACTACGCCTTCGACAAGAGGTTTTTCACCGGCACCGAGATCAGGAGCCAGATCAGGGCCGCCGAAGAGTTCGGTGCGAACGGCTGGATGCTCTGGAATCCCCGTAACGCCTACTCCTCCGACGGCTTGAAGAGAGAGACGGCGACCCGGTATACTACGCCCGGTACTCCTGCGGCAGGGACGGTCGCGCCCGGTGCGAAACCGGTGGCGCAGAACGAAGAGACCTTTAACAAGCGTTCGTAG
- a CDS encoding polysaccharide deacetylase family protein, with the protein MKKIGIAVLVIIALFGGLSFGAVQGRESRERAPEVKVPILLYHRFGPTVADSMTVTTPVFESHLTYLKENGYTVIPLRQLVDYRLGKGPTPPPKSVVIVVDDGHKTVHSDMLPLVKKYRVPVTLFLYPSAISRASYIMTWEQIRELKKTGLFDLQGHTYWHPNFKREKKKLPPDEYEKLVAMQLKKSKEKLEKEFGIKVDLLAWPFGIYDDHLAARAAEAGYTAAFSIERRHVSRSENIMTLPRYLLNNAERGKVFERLLAGQAS; encoded by the coding sequence ATGAAAAAGATAGGTATAGCAGTGCTCGTCATTATCGCTCTTTTCGGGGGATTATCGTTTGGCGCAGTGCAGGGAAGGGAGAGCCGGGAGCGCGCCCCCGAGGTGAAGGTCCCCATTCTTCTCTACCACCGCTTCGGTCCGACCGTGGCGGACAGCATGACCGTGACGACCCCGGTCTTCGAATCGCACCTCACGTATCTCAAGGAGAACGGCTACACCGTCATACCGCTGAGGCAGCTCGTCGACTACCGCCTCGGGAAAGGGCCGACCCCGCCGCCCAAATCGGTGGTCATCGTTGTCGACGACGGCCATAAAACGGTCCATTCCGACATGCTCCCCCTGGTGAAGAAATACCGCGTTCCGGTGACGCTCTTCCTGTATCCCTCGGCCATATCGAGGGCCTCCTACATCATGACCTGGGAGCAGATCAGGGAGCTCAAGAAGACGGGGCTCTTCGACCTGCAGGGACACACCTACTGGCATCCGAACTTCAAGCGGGAGAAGAAGAAGCTCCCGCCGGACGAATACGAGAAGCTCGTCGCCATGCAGCTGAAGAAATCGAAGGAAAAACTCGAGAAAGAGTTCGGCATCAAGGTCGACCTGCTCGCCTGGCCCTTCGGTATTTACGATGACCACCTTGCTGCCAGGGCCGCCGAAGCAGGGTACACCGCCGCCTTCTCCATAGAACGGCGGCATGTGAGCAGGTCCGAGAACATCATGACGCTTCCGCGTTATCTACTAAACAATGCCGAAAGGGGAAAGGTATTCGAGAGGCTGCTGGCAGGCCAGGCTTCTTGA
- a CDS encoding exo-beta-N-acetylmuramidase NamZ domain-containing protein codes for MGIVFRAAFLCVIAGLLAAITAPAPADAGAGFSVRSEQLASLEPLIEQEIKSGNIPGAVVIVGTPERVIYRKAFGYRALLPERLPMREDTIFDIASVTKAVATTTAVMQLVEKKKLSLDAPVHRYWSAFKKNGKKDITVRHLLTHYSGLRADLKLKPKWSGYKTAMKKIIAEKPLLPAGSSYLYSDINFEVLGELVHRVSGKPLDVYCAKNIFKPLGMHETMFRPGAALRPRIAPTQFHERRLLQGEVHDPSAYRMGGVAGHSGVFSTADDLALFARMVLNGGSLNGVRILSPQTVEAMTIPQSPPGKKALRGLGWEIEPPLAANRDELFPVGSCAHLGYTGTALWIDPVTETFIVLLTNRVHPDGKGDVKYLREQVRAIVGAVHGPLSPEQVLASRPSLHAFSEQMRAHQYSPSQAAGPSAGAGHLRAARSSRVWPGIDVLRSDNFSALSGLRVGLITNHTGLDGAGRRTLDLIRQAPNVHLAALFSPEHGLFGTLDEKVGSMREPKTGLPVHSLYGSVLRPTDKMLDGLDALIFDIQDAGVRFYTYISTMGLAMEAAAKRGIPFFVLDRPNPINASLVQGPVMDRELKSFTGYFPMPIRHGMTVGELAAMFNTEYNIGAALHIIKMNGYNRADWYDETGLAWVNPSPNLRSLTQATLYPGVALVEGANVSVGRGTGRPFELLGAPWINGQKLSAHLNSRGIRGVRFMPATFVPASHIYKGKKCSGVRIELVDRQKLDPTAMGIEIVSALYRLHPKEFQVDSTLGLIGTRATLQDIKEGRDPQSIVLNWQSPLEEFLKIRSKYLLY; via the coding sequence ATGGGCATTGTCTTCCGTGCAGCATTTCTCTGTGTCATCGCAGGGCTGCTTGCAGCGATCACTGCGCCTGCGCCGGCAGATGCCGGCGCAGGCTTTAGTGTGCGCAGCGAGCAGCTCGCTTCCCTGGAACCCCTCATCGAGCAGGAGATAAAGAGCGGCAACATCCCCGGCGCCGTGGTCATCGTCGGAACTCCCGAACGCGTCATCTATCGCAAGGCCTTCGGGTACCGGGCCCTCCTCCCCGAGCGGCTGCCGATGCGCGAGGACACGATCTTCGACATCGCCTCGGTCACCAAAGCCGTGGCCACGACCACGGCGGTCATGCAGCTGGTCGAGAAGAAGAAGCTGTCGCTCGACGCGCCGGTCCACCGCTACTGGAGCGCCTTCAAAAAGAACGGCAAGAAAGACATCACGGTCCGCCATCTCCTGACCCACTACTCGGGGCTCAGGGCCGACCTGAAGCTGAAGCCGAAATGGTCGGGCTACAAGACGGCGATGAAGAAGATCATTGCGGAGAAGCCGCTCCTCCCTGCCGGCTCGTCCTACCTCTACAGCGACATCAATTTCGAAGTGCTGGGCGAGCTCGTGCACCGCGTGTCGGGAAAGCCGCTCGATGTCTACTGCGCCAAGAATATCTTCAAGCCGTTGGGCATGCACGAGACGATGTTCAGGCCCGGCGCTGCCCTTCGCCCCCGTATCGCGCCGACCCAGTTCCACGAGCGCAGGCTCCTCCAGGGAGAGGTGCATGACCCTTCCGCCTACCGCATGGGAGGCGTCGCAGGCCACTCCGGCGTCTTCTCGACTGCCGACGACCTCGCCCTCTTCGCCCGGATGGTCCTTAACGGCGGCAGCCTGAACGGCGTGCGCATTCTCAGCCCGCAGACGGTCGAAGCGATGACCATCCCCCAGTCGCCCCCGGGCAAAAAGGCCCTGAGAGGGCTCGGCTGGGAGATAGAGCCCCCCCTGGCCGCGAACCGAGACGAGCTCTTCCCGGTCGGCTCCTGCGCCCACCTCGGGTACACGGGAACGGCGCTCTGGATCGACCCCGTGACCGAAACATTCATCGTGCTGCTCACCAACAGGGTGCATCCCGACGGCAAGGGAGACGTGAAATATCTGCGCGAGCAGGTGAGGGCGATCGTCGGCGCAGTGCATGGCCCGCTCTCCCCGGAACAGGTCCTGGCGAGCCGCCCCTCGCTCCACGCCTTTTCGGAGCAGATGAGAGCTCACCAGTATTCTCCCTCCCAGGCCGCTGGACCGTCTGCAGGCGCGGGGCATCTCCGGGCAGCACGCAGCAGCAGGGTATGGCCGGGGATCGATGTGCTGCGCAGCGACAACTTCTCCGCCTTATCAGGGCTGCGGGTGGGACTGATTACGAACCATACCGGGCTCGACGGAGCAGGACGGCGCACGCTCGACCTCATCCGCCAGGCCCCGAATGTACACCTCGCGGCGCTCTTCAGCCCCGAGCATGGGCTCTTCGGCACGCTGGACGAGAAGGTCGGCTCGATGAGAGAGCCCAAGACCGGCCTGCCGGTCCACAGCCTCTACGGTTCCGTCCTGAGGCCGACCGACAAGATGCTCGACGGTCTCGACGCGCTGATCTTCGATATCCAGGACGCCGGCGTCCGCTTTTACACCTATATTTCGACCATGGGCCTCGCCATGGAGGCGGCTGCGAAGAGGGGGATCCCCTTTTTCGTGCTCGACCGGCCGAACCCCATCAACGCGTCACTGGTCCAGGGACCGGTGATGGACAGGGAGCTGAAGTCCTTTACCGGCTATTTCCCCATGCCGATACGGCACGGGATGACGGTCGGCGAGCTGGCGGCCATGTTCAACACCGAATACAACATCGGCGCCGCGCTCCATATCATAAAAATGAACGGCTACAACCGCGCCGACTGGTATGACGAGACCGGCCTCGCCTGGGTGAACCCCTCGCCCAACCTGCGCAGCCTTACCCAGGCCACCCTCTACCCCGGCGTCGCCCTGGTCGAAGGGGCGAACGTGAGCGTCGGACGGGGGACCGGCCGCCCCTTCGAGCTGCTCGGCGCGCCATGGATCAACGGACAGAAGCTCTCCGCTCATCTGAACAGCCGCGGCATACGCGGCGTCAGGTTCATGCCGGCGACCTTCGTCCCTGCGAGCCATATTTACAAGGGTAAAAAGTGCTCCGGCGTCCGCATCGAGCTGGTCGACCGCCAGAAGCTCGACCCCACTGCCATGGGGATCGAGATCGTCAGCGCGCTCTACCGGCTCCATCCGAAGGAGTTTCAGGTCGACAGCACGCTCGGCCTCATCGGCACCCGCGCCACGCTCCAGGACATCAAGGAGGGCCGGGACCCGCAGTCAATTGTGCTGAACTGGCAGAGCCCGCTCGAAGAGTTCCTCAAGATCAGGTCCAAGTACCTTCTTTATTAA
- a CDS encoding PilZ domain-containing protein, with protein MNDKREFGRRACEGVVDYLVIGLEDVNWRGMSLKARIIDISEGGVGIETEYPLEAGHAVHFNGDIGEIGAVRWSERRGSCYRAGIAFLKARARKPAHAVSALCEP; from the coding sequence ATGAACGATAAACGGGAATTCGGAAGGCGGGCTTGCGAAGGAGTAGTCGATTATCTGGTGATCGGGCTCGAGGATGTGAACTGGCGGGGCATGAGCCTGAAGGCCCGCATCATCGATATCAGCGAAGGGGGAGTCGGCATAGAGACGGAGTACCCGCTGGAGGCAGGGCATGCCGTGCACTTCAACGGCGACATCGGCGAGATAGGCGCTGTCCGGTGGAGCGAGCGCCGCGGCAGCTGCTACAGGGCCGGCATCGCCTTCTTGAAAGCCCGTGCCCGCAAGCCAGCCCATGCGGTATCCGCGCTCTGCGAACCGTGA